In Acidobacteriota bacterium, a genomic segment contains:
- a CDS encoding phosphatidylglycerophosphatase A — MATCFGLGLSPLAPGTAGALVGVAIFAATRLWAPPEWTTPILLLSLLAFCWLNHLLTPYAVRRWKNGDPSQFVLDEVAGYLMTVLLFRGGPDLAATLLLTFVLTRLMDVLKIPPARQFERLPGSWGIVLDDLMSSLYAVGLLWLLRWYFPSLFA, encoded by the coding sequence GTGGCGACGTGCTTTGGACTGGGGCTGTCGCCGCTGGCGCCGGGCACCGCGGGCGCACTGGTAGGAGTCGCCATTTTCGCAGCCACCCGGCTGTGGGCTCCCCCCGAATGGACGACGCCAATCCTTCTCCTCTCGCTGCTGGCGTTCTGCTGGCTCAACCATCTCCTCACCCCATACGCCGTGCGCCGCTGGAAGAACGGAGACCCCAGCCAATTCGTCCTCGACGAGGTGGCCGGCTACCTGATGACGGTGCTTCTCTTCCGCGGCGGACCCGACCTGGCGGCAACCCTGCTCCTCACCTTTGTGCTGACTCGTCTGATGGACGTCCTCAAAATTCCGCCTGCGCGTCAGTTCGAGCGTCTGCCGGGTTCCTGGGGCATCGTCCTCGACGACCTCATGTCCTCCCTCTACGCTGTCGGGCTCCTGTGGCTGCTGCGTTGGTACTTCCCCAGCCTTTTCGCCTGA
- a CDS encoding metallophosphoesterase, translating to MKALRLFLLAALSCGFLQGEDAVFVYLTGLTSDSARIAWGRTKGDGNIIGRNARPLGRVEVSIADRTLVEEKRAWVEVDGLEPDHSYDYQVRLGRRLLGQGTLRTFPRQSPKMAFLLIGDYGKGNKTQRSIGQAMWKTLLSQREKGNPVRFVLTTGDNIYGSFLYRFKTGKRDRHWHKRFFDPFRQLLPHVPFYPSLGNHDGDETESEDDFPVYADNFFLPPMGSLEGSTARYYGVSFAGLALFLILDSTEHPRPDGGRIYEQGGAQHVWLRQALASSNVPWKIAVFHNPSYNAGPRYGESEPRLDYLEELFVESGVDVVFNGHEHNFQSSDPPRTGGILHIISGGGAETRNKNIVDDLEEHSMALWSPQPHYLLVEIEEGRMHITALGTDAAPVTARTPDNVATPARITVSQRP from the coding sequence ATGAAGGCTCTGCGGCTTTTCCTTCTTGCAGCGCTCTCTTGCGGCTTCTTGCAAGGCGAAGATGCGGTCTTCGTCTACCTGACCGGACTGACTTCCGATTCGGCCCGCATCGCCTGGGGGAGGACCAAGGGCGACGGCAACATCATCGGACGCAACGCCCGCCCGCTGGGACGGGTAGAGGTGAGTATCGCCGACCGCACTCTGGTGGAAGAGAAACGCGCCTGGGTGGAAGTCGATGGACTGGAGCCCGATCACAGCTACGACTACCAGGTGCGGCTGGGGCGCCGCCTGCTGGGCCAGGGAACCCTGCGCACCTTCCCCCGGCAGAGCCCCAAAATGGCCTTTTTGCTCATCGGAGACTACGGCAAGGGCAACAAGACCCAGAGAAGCATCGGCCAGGCCATGTGGAAGACCCTGCTGAGCCAGCGTGAGAAAGGCAACCCGGTGCGCTTCGTCCTCACCACCGGCGACAACATCTACGGCAGCTTCCTCTACCGCTTCAAGACCGGAAAACGCGACAGGCACTGGCATAAGCGTTTCTTCGACCCGTTCCGCCAGTTGCTGCCACACGTTCCTTTCTACCCGTCTCTGGGGAACCATGACGGGGACGAAACGGAGAGCGAAGACGATTTTCCCGTCTATGCCGACAACTTCTTTCTTCCGCCCATGGGCAGCCTGGAGGGCTCGACGGCACGCTACTACGGTGTGAGCTTCGCCGGGCTGGCCCTGTTCCTGATTCTCGACAGCACCGAGCACCCCCGGCCGGACGGCGGACGTATTTACGAACAGGGCGGAGCACAGCATGTCTGGCTGCGCCAGGCTCTGGCGTCCTCAAACGTCCCCTGGAAGATCGCCGTCTTCCACAACCCGTCCTACAACGCCGGTCCGCGCTACGGAGAGTCCGAGCCCCGCCTGGACTATCTTGAAGAGCTGTTCGTAGAGAGCGGCGTCGACGTGGTCTTCAACGGGCACGAACACAACTTTCAATCCAGCGACCCCCCGCGGACAGGAGGCATTCTCCACATCATCAGCGGAGGCGGCGCCGAAACCCGCAACAAGAACATCGTCGACGATCTGGAAGAGCACAGCATGGCACTGTGGTCTCCCCAGCCCCACTACCTGCTGGTGGAGATCGAGGAGGGCCGAATGCACATTACCGCGCTTGGGACCGACGCCGCCCCTGTAACCGCCCGCACTCCTGACAACGTCGCCACCCCGGCCCGGATCACCGTCTCTCAGCGACCTTAG
- a CDS encoding Rieske (2Fe-2S) protein, translating into MSDSSHEMPRRRLLQLVAGIGVAAACSPPQLPEQVVAARAGEIPLGSSKTFRFGPVLALLIHAAPNRYYAVAADCTHGRCTVEYRSDSRDLFCPCHDGRFDLQGRILGGPASVPLQSFPVSVEENRIIVSRPAQG; encoded by the coding sequence ATGTCAGATTCAAGCCATGAGATGCCCCGCCGCCGCCTGCTGCAACTGGTCGCGGGAATAGGCGTTGCCGCTGCCTGTTCGCCTCCTCAACTGCCAGAGCAGGTGGTGGCCGCGCGAGCCGGCGAGATCCCTTTGGGCTCGTCCAAGACCTTCCGCTTCGGCCCGGTTCTGGCCTTGCTGATACACGCCGCTCCCAACCGCTACTACGCCGTTGCGGCCGACTGCACCCACGGACGCTGCACCGTGGAATACCGCTCCGACAGCAGGGACCTTTTCTGCCCTTGCCACGACGGCCGCTTCGACTTGCAGGGGCGCATCCTGGGCGGTCCGGCCAGCGTCCCCTTGCAGAGCTTTCCAGTGAGTGTCGAAGAGAACCGGATCATCGTCTCCCGCCCCGCACAGGGCTGA
- a CDS encoding DUF4097 family beta strand repeat-containing protein — protein sequence MFAHNSKRLSPAGLGALTVLIALATATSLPAQPEKRLPASPGQLLVLDLQAGGSVSVIGWDRNEVLVSYDVRTGNPSDFQIDIEETGDGVRVRSGYIRNSRHWSSNMAFNIRVPRQFDIDLDSMGGGLSVVDVEGRFTGKTMGGELSFTNVRGSAEMKTMGGEIHLEDSDLDGSLRTMGGEVLFRNVEGDVRGSSMGGNVRYVNVRRRDGSLAGPDRTGSVPASSDTVQISTMGGRIDVDEAPEGASVHTMGGDIDVRQSSRFTRARTLGGDIYIESLDGWVEAATNGGDVEVHILGSGGDQHIDLSSLSGDVTLYLPADFAGQLEVRIAYTRDSRKSYRIISDFPLTEQRPAEWDYSRGSPRRYVIGQGTINGGGHPVRLETINGNITIRSR from the coding sequence ATGTTTGCTCATAACTCGAAGCGCCTCTCGCCTGCGGGCTTAGGCGCCCTAACCGTCCTCATCGCACTGGCGACGGCCACCTCGCTGCCGGCCCAGCCGGAAAAGCGCCTGCCGGCCTCCCCGGGACAACTGCTGGTGCTCGACTTGCAGGCCGGCGGCTCGGTCTCGGTGATCGGCTGGGACCGAAATGAAGTGCTGGTCAGCTACGACGTTCGGACCGGCAATCCCTCGGACTTCCAAATCGACATCGAAGAGACCGGAGACGGAGTCCGGGTGCGTTCAGGCTACATCCGCAATTCCCGTCATTGGTCCAGCAACATGGCATTCAACATCCGGGTGCCGCGCCAATTCGACATCGACCTCGATTCCATGGGCGGAGGCCTGAGCGTGGTCGATGTGGAAGGACGCTTCACGGGAAAAACCATGGGCGGCGAACTGTCCTTCACCAACGTGCGGGGCAGCGCCGAGATGAAGACTATGGGCGGCGAGATCCACCTTGAGGATTCCGACTTGGACGGATCCTTACGCACCATGGGCGGCGAGGTGCTCTTCCGCAACGTGGAAGGCGACGTCCGCGGAAGTTCCATGGGCGGAAACGTCCGCTATGTCAACGTCCGCCGCCGTGACGGCTCCCTGGCCGGACCCGACCGGACCGGATCGGTGCCGGCCAGTTCCGACACCGTCCAGATCTCGACCATGGGCGGACGCATCGACGTGGACGAGGCGCCGGAAGGAGCTTCGGTGCATACCATGGGCGGCGACATCGACGTCCGCCAGTCCTCGCGTTTTACCCGCGCCCGCACCCTGGGCGGGGACATCTACATCGAGTCCCTGGACGGATGGGTGGAGGCCGCAACCAACGGCGGCGACGTGGAAGTCCACATCCTGGGCAGCGGCGGCGACCAACACATCGACCTGTCTTCCCTCTCGGGCGACGTCACCCTCTATCTTCCCGCCGATTTTGCCGGCCAACTGGAGGTGCGCATCGCCTACACGCGCGACAGCCGCAAGAGCTACCGCATCATCAGCGACTTCCCCCTGACCGAACAAAGGCCCGCCGAGTGGGACTACTCCAGGGGCAGTCCCCGCCGCTACGTCATCGGCCAGGGGACGATCAATGGAGGCGGACACCCGGTGCGGCTCGAAACCATCAACGGCAACATCACCATCCGCAGCCGATGA
- a CDS encoding RNA polymerase sigma factor — translation MEYEDDQLVREILRGSDVAFERLMRRYERLVFAVAYGYVGCPEQAMDVVQNVFLKAHGNLGSYRSTGSFKPWLMRIAGNESLNWLRSQKRHRHAQPVREEIAAAPGPGQEGRLMQRQRRQVLINCLERLNPRQRSAVVLRYFEDLPIREIASHLDCSEGVAKNILFRSLQKMRKIAARKEAC, via the coding sequence ATGGAATACGAGGACGACCAGTTGGTGAGGGAGATCCTGCGCGGTTCGGATGTGGCCTTCGAGCGGCTGATGCGGCGCTACGAACGCCTGGTGTTCGCAGTAGCCTACGGTTATGTGGGATGCCCCGAACAGGCCATGGACGTGGTCCAGAACGTCTTTCTCAAGGCCCACGGCAACCTGGGGTCTTATCGCTCTACAGGCTCATTCAAGCCCTGGCTGATGCGCATCGCCGGCAACGAGAGCCTGAACTGGCTCCGTTCTCAGAAGCGTCATCGCCATGCTCAGCCGGTGCGCGAAGAGATCGCCGCCGCTCCCGGCCCCGGCCAGGAAGGCCGCCTGATGCAGCGCCAACGCCGCCAGGTGCTGATCAACTGCCTGGAACGGCTCAATCCGCGCCAGCGCTCGGCGGTCGTGCTGCGTTATTTCGAAGACCTGCCCATTCGCGAAATCGCGTCCCATTTGGATTGCAGCGAGGGAGTGGCTAAGAACATCCTCTTCCGCAGTCTGCAGAAGATGCGCAAGATCGCGGCCCGGAAGGAGGCCTGCTGA
- a CDS encoding polysaccharide deacetylase family protein — translation MAKSWSRKRRGRLGAWLWALLLATALTGAALAEKKIALTFNDLPSRGPSGFWRPREVSNQILRTLEEHQVAAAGFVVQEKIDDQPMLYVVLTDWAERGFILGNQSYSRVDYNVLDYRDYYEHVKDGQKDIARLGRLKGIAFRFFRPPQLHYGNTEGKLKDLRGLLRRNGYQMAHVTVKTSDHQFIRAYLEHEREPENVARLQRLFLAHVNQSLEYAEQQSEKVFGRNIRHILLLRCGIATAMFLDELITFLKEEKGYSFVTLSEALEDTAYQAEDEYAGPEGLIFIDRVAATRGLTYNPQEGELQRDDVERWLQEMIAEESASSSKDPR, via the coding sequence ATGGCGAAAAGTTGGAGCAGAAAAAGAAGAGGCCGGCTGGGGGCATGGCTGTGGGCGCTGCTGCTTGCAACGGCTTTGACCGGGGCAGCTTTGGCGGAGAAAAAGATCGCCCTGACCTTCAACGATTTGCCCTCCCGCGGTCCCTCCGGCTTCTGGCGTCCACGCGAGGTCTCCAACCAGATCTTGCGCACGCTGGAGGAGCATCAGGTTGCCGCCGCCGGCTTCGTGGTGCAGGAAAAGATCGACGATCAGCCCATGCTCTACGTGGTGCTGACCGACTGGGCCGAGCGCGGATTCATACTGGGCAACCAATCCTACTCGCGGGTCGACTACAACGTGCTCGACTACCGCGACTATTATGAGCACGTCAAGGATGGCCAGAAGGACATCGCGCGGCTGGGCCGGCTCAAGGGAATCGCTTTCCGCTTCTTCCGCCCGCCCCAACTGCACTACGGCAACACCGAAGGCAAGCTCAAAGACCTGCGCGGCCTGCTGCGGCGCAACGGCTACCAGATGGCCCACGTGACCGTGAAGACCTCGGACCATCAATTCATCCGCGCCTACCTGGAGCATGAGCGCGAACCCGAGAACGTGGCCCGGCTGCAGCGCCTCTTCCTGGCCCACGTCAACCAGAGCCTGGAGTACGCCGAACAGCAGTCGGAAAAAGTTTTCGGACGCAACATCCGCCACATCTTGCTCTTGCGCTGCGGCATCGCCACCGCCATGTTCCTGGACGAGCTGATCACTTTCCTCAAGGAAGAAAAGGGCTATTCCTTCGTGACCCTGTCCGAAGCCCTGGAAGATACCGCCTATCAAGCCGAGGACGAGTACGCCGGCCCGGAAGGCCTCATTTTCATCGACCGCGTGGCCGCCACGCGAGGCCTCACCTACAATCCCCAGGAGGGGGAACTGCAGCGGGACGACGTAGAACGCTGGCTGCAGGAGATGATCGCCGAAGAGTCCGCTTCTTCCTCCAAAGATCCCCGCTGA